CGCCACCCCGCACGGCCCGTACGAGGACGCCCTCGCGGTCCTGCGCACAGGGCTGCTCGCCGAGTACGGCGTACGGCACGTCGAGGTCGCCGGCTACCCGGAGGGGCACCCGGCGATCGAGGAGCGGACGCTCTGGTCGGCGCTGGCCGACAAGCGCGCGGCGCTGACCGGGCAGGGTCTGACGACCGGCGTGATCACCCAGTTCGGGTTCGACGTCGACCCCGTCCTCGCCTGGATCGAGCGGATCAGGGAGCAGGGCGTCCTGATACCGGTCAGGGTCGGCGTCCCCGGTCCCGCCGGAGCCCGTCGGCTGGTGGCGTACGCGGCCCGGTTCGGCGTCGGCACCAGCGCCTCCATCGCCCGCAAGTACGGCTTCTCGCTGACCAACCTGATGGGCATGGCGGGCCCCGACCGCTTCCTGCACGCCCTCGCCGAGCGCTACGACGCCGGCCGGCACGGCGACGTGAAGGTGCACTTCTACACGTTCGGCGGGCTCAGGGCGACGTCGGAGTGGATCGCCGCGTTCCGGCCCTGACCGCGCGGGCCCGGCGCGGCCCACCGACGTACGGCCGAAGCCGCGGGTGGCGGCCTGCCGCTACCGGCCGGCGTCGACGGGGGCCGAGGCGAGCGCGGGCGTGTCGCGGACGCCGAGACGCAGGTGCTCCACGTGGTAGAGGGCCTGGTCGAGGAGTTCGGCGACGTGGTTGTCGTACAGGGCGTAGACGATCGAGCGTCCGTGGCGCTCGCCGGTGACCAGGCCGAGGTTGCGCAGCAGCCGCAGTTGATGCGAGCAGGCGGATGCCTCCATGCCGACCGCCTCGGCGAGATCGCCCACCGCGCACGGGCCTTCCTGGAGCCGGGCCAGGATGTGCAGCCGGGACGGGGTGGCGAGGGCCTGGAGCGTCGCGGCGACATCGGCGGTGCCCACGGCGTCGAGGCGCTCGCGGGTGGTGGCGTTGCTGCTGGCGGTGCCGCTTCCGTGACCCATGGCCCCATCATACGGATGACATCTGAAGAACTGTTCAGGTATTCCTGTATGGTGGTGGCGTCACCCCGGTTCGCCCGCGAAGGGTTGCTTTGTCATGTCTTCTGTCCTGGAACAGCGGTCCGCTCCGCCCGCCGCCACGCGGCCGACGGCGCCACCGCGCAGGACGCGGCTTCTCGCGCTGCCCGAGGCCCGGTGGGCGCTCGCCGCGCTCGCCCTGTTCCTCCTCGCCCTGCCCGTCCACCTGCTCGGCGGCCCGGCGTGGCTGTGGGGGACGCTGTTCGCCGCCACCTACGCCACCGGCGGCTGGGAGCCCGGGTGGGAGGGCCTGAAAGCCCTGAAGGACAGGACCCTTGACGTCGACCTGCTGATGGTGGTGGCCGCGCTCGGCGCCGCCGCGATCGGACAGCTCCTCGACGGCGCGCTGCTCATCGTCATCTTCGCCACCTCCGGCGCCCTGGAGGCCGTCGCCACCGCCAGGACCGCCGACTCCGTGCGCGGCCTGCTCGACCTCGCGCCCACCACCGCAACCCGGCTGCTGCCCGACGGCGCCGAGGAGAGCGTCGCCACCGCGTCCCTCGCCGTCGGCGACACCGTCCTGGTCCGCCCGGGTGAGCGGGTCGGCGCCGACGGCCGGGTGGTCGACGGCGCGAGCGACGTCGACCAGGCCACCATCACCGGCGAGCCCCTGCCCGTCGCCAAGCGGCCAGGGGACGAGGTGTTCGCCGGCACCGTCAACGGCACCGGCGCCCTGCGGGTGCGCGTCGAGCGCGATCCGACGGACTCGGTGATCGCCCGGATCGTGAAGATGGTCGAGGAGGCATCCTCGACCAAGGCCCCCACCCAGCTGTTCATCGAGAAGGTCGAGCAGCGGTACTCGATCGGCATGGTCCTGGCGACCCTCGCCGTCTTCGCCGTCCCGCTGGCCCTCGGCGGCGACCTGCGGCCCGCGCTGCTGCGCGCCATGACGTTCATGATCGTCGCCTCGCCGTGCGCGGTCGTGCTCTCCACCATGCCGCCGCTGCTGTCCGCGATCGCCAACGCCGGACGGCACGGCGTGCTGGCCAAGTCGGCCGTCGTCATGGAACGCCTCGGCCGGATCGACACCGTCGCCCTCGACAAGACCGGCACCCTCACCGAAGGCACCCCGCGGGTCACCGACGTCCGCCCGCTGCCCGGCACGGACCTCGACGAGGACGCCCTGCTCGCGCTGGCCGCGGCGGCCGAGCGCCCCAGCGAACACCCCCTTGCGCGGGCCGTCGTGGACGCCGCCCGCGAGCGCGGCCTGCCCCTGCCCGACGCCGTCGGCTTCTCCTCCGTCCCCGGCGCGGGCGTCACCGCCACGGTGCGGGGCCGCACCGTCCAGGTCGGCTCTCCCGCACGGCTGTCGACGACCTCGGCCGAGGAGCCGCACCACGGGCCGGTGGCCGATCTCGAGAGCGCGGGACGCACCGCCGTGACGGTGCTGAGGGACGGCGCGGTCGTGGGCGTGCTCGGGATCGCCGACCGGCCGCGCCCCGACGCGCGGGCGACCGTCGCCGCGCTCACCCGGCTGACCGGCCGCGCCCCCGTCCTGCTCACCGGCGACAACGAACGCGCCGCCCGCCACCTGGCCGCCGAGGTCGGCATCACCGACGTCCGCGCGGGACTGCTGCCCGAGGACAAGGTCGCGGCGGTGCGGGGATGGGAGGCCGAGGGGCTCAAGGTGCTGGTGGTCGGCGACGGCGTCAACGACGCGCCCGCG
The sequence above is a segment of the Streptomyces griseoviridis genome. Coding sequences within it:
- a CDS encoding methylenetetrahydrofolate reductase; this encodes MNPATTAPVAVRAPLLEDFSLEMTAKDGPRLEEARALVPAGTRVNVTFLGNEDLELRLAAARTVKRLGFVPVPHVSARRLESREELEKLLAGLRADGTGDHLLVVGGDPATPHGPYEDALAVLRTGLLAEYGVRHVEVAGYPEGHPAIEERTLWSALADKRAALTGQGLTTGVITQFGFDVDPVLAWIERIREQGVLIPVRVGVPGPAGARRLVAYAARFGVGTSASIARKYGFSLTNLMGMAGPDRFLHALAERYDAGRHGDVKVHFYTFGGLRATSEWIAAFRP
- a CDS encoding ArsR/SmtB family transcription factor, with the protein product MGHGSGTASSNATTRERLDAVGTADVAATLQALATPSRLHILARLQEGPCAVGDLAEAVGMEASACSHQLRLLRNLGLVTGERHGRSIVYALYDNHVAELLDQALYHVEHLRLGVRDTPALASAPVDAGR
- a CDS encoding heavy metal translocating P-type ATPase; its protein translation is MSSVLEQRSAPPAATRPTAPPRRTRLLALPEARWALAALALFLLALPVHLLGGPAWLWGTLFAATYATGGWEPGWEGLKALKDRTLDVDLLMVVAALGAAAIGQLLDGALLIVIFATSGALEAVATARTADSVRGLLDLAPTTATRLLPDGAEESVATASLAVGDTVLVRPGERVGADGRVVDGASDVDQATITGEPLPVAKRPGDEVFAGTVNGTGALRVRVERDPTDSVIARIVKMVEEASSTKAPTQLFIEKVEQRYSIGMVLATLAVFAVPLALGGDLRPALLRAMTFMIVASPCAVVLSTMPPLLSAIANAGRHGVLAKSAVVMERLGRIDTVALDKTGTLTEGTPRVTDVRPLPGTDLDEDALLALAAAAERPSEHPLARAVVDAARERGLPLPDAVGFSSVPGAGVTATVRGRTVQVGSPARLSTTSAEEPHHGPVADLESAGRTAVTVLRDGAVVGVLGIADRPRPDARATVAALTRLTGRAPVLLTGDNERAARHLAAEVGITDVRAGLLPEDKVAAVRGWEAEGLKVLVVGDGVNDAPALAAAHCGIAMGRAGSDLALETADAVVVRDELATVPAVVRLSRTARRLVVQNLVVAGVFVTVLVAWDLIGTLPLPLGVAGHEGSTVIVGLNGLRLLREAAWPRAVPPTPRTAVSDPL